A single genomic interval of Helianthus annuus cultivar XRQ/B chromosome 13, HanXRQr2.0-SUNRISE, whole genome shotgun sequence harbors:
- the LOC110899321 gene encoding probable receptor-like protein kinase At2g23200 translates to MDSTLVFSLIILLSPLFITSSYSQYTLPDHHFINCGSSSSSNFTGRTFIGDDNPATFTVSGGVTAGNPASSLPTIYQTARVFAKKSWYEFQADSNNTFVMIRLHFSPFLSNGIDLSNSKFDVSASGFPLLSAFSVGNTLQIKDFIIPIGSETHFRIEFTPTSQSSPAFINAIEAFTTPSDLFRQGVSLPRVSPAGDNGNENNLSSSFALIPHYRINVGGQNIEPERDTLRRSWIPDDPYIFQSVPAKNISFSGTLMYNGQGSSPQDAPDDVYKTAKELTNSLVNVTWNFEVSKSAMYLVRAHFCDIVSTGLVDANAGFNFFVYSHHKEEIQPGNRMNALQAPFYVDTVVDSVDSGFLNVSIGAVRGDNQTALLNGLEIMELVTNSGVVDHGSNGKKSKTLYIVIGGVVGGVALVLVLLVGFFIGSKCAKAKPVVGVKPESNAGPSHGRSSYTTINMDFTITHSSPMPNLNLSLRFPIIDILKATNGFDERLLIGKGGFGKVYKGTLPDGVIVAVKRGEKGHGQGRPEFVTEIMVLSKIRHRHLVTLIGYCDERSEMILVYEFMEKGTLQDHLYDENKVHPKLSWTQRLEICISATRGLHYLHTGSDGGIIHRDVKSTNILLNENYVAKVADFGISRLDNVDETEISYIKGSFGYLDPEYIRCMKLTQKSDVYSFGVVLLEVLCARPALDNTLPQKEANLADWGIKHIQTGKVEAIMDPYLIGTINPNSLRKFLDTVERCLKDTGDERPSMIDVLWDLEYALKLHQMSVDKEPYEDSTMNTSLELPMSMIHRLPSNANDDDSQVNDYSRATNFPTESESQVFSQLNMGEAR, encoded by the exons ATGGATTCCACCCTTGTTTTCTCTCTCATCATccttctctctcctctcttcATCACTTCCTCATACTCACAATACACCTTACCAGACCACCACTTCATCAACTGTggatcatcttcttcctccaacTTCACCGGCAGAACATTCATCGGAGACGACAACCCGGCCACGTTTACTGTCTCTGGTGGCGTTACCGCGGGCAACCCGGCATCCAGTTTGCCCACAATCTACCAAACAGCAAGAGTTTTCGCTAAGAAATCATG GTACGAGTTCCAGGCAGACTCGAACAACACTTTCGTGATGATTCGCCTTCATTTCTCCCCATTTCTTTCCAACGGAATCGACTtatcgaattcaaaattcgacGTCTCAGCTTCCGGCTTCCCTCTGTTATCCGCCTTTAGCGTCGGTAACACGTTACAAATCAAAGACTTCATAATCCCAATTGGATCAGAAACACATTTCAGAATTGAATTCACACCCACCAGTCAATCATCCCCAGCTTTCATAAACGCCATTGAAGCTTTCACAACACCATCTGACTTGTTCCGCCAAGGCGTTAGTTTACCTCGTGTATCGCCTGCAGGGGACAATGGTAACGAGAATAACTTATCGTCATCATTTGCACTCATCCCACATTATAGAATTAACGTTGGAGGACAAAACATTGAACCCGAACGTGACACTTTAAGAAGAAGTTGGATACCTGATGATCCATACATCTTCCAAAGTGTGCCAGCAAAGAACATTAGTTTCTCCGGCACATTGATGTATAACGGACAGGGTTCTAGTCCACAAGATGCTCCTGATGATGTATATAAAACAGCGAAAGAACTGACCAACAGTTTGGTTAATGTAACATGGAATTTCGAGGTTAGTAAGAGCGCGATGTACCTAGTTCGAGCTCATTTTTGTGACATTGTAAGCACAGGCCTTGTTGACGCGAATGCCGGATTCAACTTCTTCGTCTACAGCCACCACAAGGAGGAGATTCAACCGGGAAATAGAATGAACGCGCTGCAAGCTCCGTTTTATGTTGATACCGTGGTGGATTCGGTTGATTCGGGGTTTTTGAATGTTAGTATTGGCGCGGTTAGAGGTGACAACCAGACCGCGTTGTTGAATGGGCTTGAGATTATGGAGTTAGTGACGAATTCGGGTGTGGTTGATCATGGAAGCAATGGGAAGAAGAGCAAGACATTGTATATTGTGATTGGAGGTGTTGTTGGAGGTGTGGCTTTGGTGTTGGTGTTGTTGGTTGGTTTTTTTATCGGGTCGAAATGTGCGAAGGCGAAGCCGGTGGTAGGGGTAAAACCGGAATCTAACGCGGGGCCATCGCACGGCCGGAGTTCATACACCACCATAAATATGGACTTTACGATCACCCACTCGTCGCCGATGCCTAATTTGAATCTTAGCCTTCGGTTTCCGATTATTGATATCTTGAAAGCAACAAATGGTTTCGATGAGAGGTTATTGATCGGAAAAGGCGGGTTTGGGAAGGTCTATAAAGGAACGCTTCCCGATGGTGTGATAGTCGCGGTGAAACGAGGCGAAAAAGGACACGGGCAAGGTAGACCCGAGTTTGTGACGGAAATTATGGTGTTGTCGAAAATACGACACCGTCATCTCGTAACTTTGATAGGGTATTGTGACGAAAGATCCGAGATGATACTTGTGTACGAGTTTATGGAAAAGGGTACCCTTCAAGATCACTTATACGACGAGAACAAAGTTCACCCGAAGCTTTCATGGACTCAGAGACTCGAGATTTGCATTAGCGCGACTCGAGGATTACATTACCTTCACACGGGATCAGATGGAGGTATAATTCACCGTGACGTCAAGTCAACAAACATCTTGCTTAACGAAAACTACGTTGCAAAAGTTGCCGATTTTGGGATATCGAGGTTAGATAACGTGGACGAAACTGAGATTTCGTACATCAAAGGGAGTTTCGGGTATTTGGATCCCGAATACATAAGATGCATGAAACTGACACAAAAGTCAGATGTTTACTCTTTTGGAGTAGTGTTACTTGAAGTGCTATGCGCGAGACCAGCACTCGATAACACACTTCCTCAAAAGGAAGCGAATTTGGCGGACTGGGGGATCAAGCATATACAAACCGGGAAAGTGGAGGCGATAATGGATCCGTATCTCATAGGTACAATAAACCCGAATTCGTTAAGGAAGTTTTTGGATACGGTTGAGAGGTGTTTGAAAGACACGGGAGATGAGAGGCCGAGCATGATCGATGTGCTATGGGACTTGGAATACGCGTTGAAGCTTCACCAAATGTCTGTGGACAAAGAGCCGTATGAAGATAGCACGATGAATACGTCGTTGGAGTTGCCAATGTCGATGATTCATCGCTTGCCTTCTAATGCCAACGACGATGATTCCCAAGTGAATGATTATAGCCGGGCCACGAACTTTCCGACTGAAAGTGAAAGCCAAGTATTTTCCCAATTGAACATGGGTGAAGCTAGATAG